From a region of the Lactuca sativa cultivar Salinas chromosome 4, Lsat_Salinas_v11, whole genome shotgun sequence genome:
- the LOC122197506 gene encoding secreted RxLR effector protein 161-like, translating into MVSRYQGNSDIAHWIVMKNILKYLRKKCVILVFAGKDKLKVNSYSDASFQIDRDNSYVQFGWVFLLNGGAVTWKSSKQQMVADSTCESDYITASEVAKEAAWLKNSIGDFGVVPSIQEPMDIFYDNEGVVALTKEPKDHGRSRHIAVSEATKEAAWLKNFIDYLRVVP; encoded by the coding sequence atggttagcagatatcagggaaaTTCTGACATAGCTCATTGGATTGTAATGAAAAACATTCTTAAGTATTTGCGAAAAAAATGTGTGATCTTAGTTTTTGCTGGCAAAGATAAACTTAAGGTGAATagttatagtgatgctagctttcaaataGATCGGGATAATAGTTATGTGCAATTTGGATGGGTATTTCTATTGAATggtggagcagtaacttggaagagttcAAAGCAGCAgatggtggctgattctacttgtgaatcagattaCATCACAGCAAGCGAGGTGGCAAAGGAAGCGGCATGGTTAAAGAATTCCATTGGTGATTTTGGAGTTGTTCCATCAATCCAAGAACCCATGGATATTTTCTACGACAACGAGGGTGTGGTTGCTTTGACCAAAGAACcaaaggatcatggtagatcaaggcaCATCGCAGTAAGCGAGGCGACGAAAGAAGCGGCATGGTTAAAGAATTTCATTGATTATCTTAGAGTTGTTCCATAA
- the LOC111878127 gene encoding pentatricopeptide repeat-containing protein At3g16010 — MTKTTNMSISLRRSITTASFLSERIKQTENEIVQMFQLSRPREDSRNLPTNQRTSRKSSARMLDERFIRILKIFKWGPDAEKALEVLKLRVDHRLVREVLNIDVDINVKMQFFKWAGKRRHFVHDSTTYMTLISCLSDSEMFGEMWKMIQEMVRQSVVIDPKDLSDIVRLLGKAKMVNKALSLFYQVKGRKCKPTASTYNSIILMLMQENHPEKVYDLYSEMCNEGNCFPDTITYSALMSAFAKLGHDNPAIRLFDEMKENGFHPNAKIYTTLLSIYFKAGKVEKALDLVTEMKEKGCMPTVYTYTELIRGLGKAGRVEESYGIYIDMVKHGCKPDVILINNVINILGKSGRLSDARKVFDEMSSFQIEPNVVTYNTMIKALFESKASHEASSLFEKMKTNNIVPTSFTYSILIDGFCKTNKVEKALLLLEEMDEKGFPPCPAAYCSLINTLGKAKRYEAANELFQELRENCGNSSSRVYAIMIKNLGKCGRLNEAKDLFNEIKKLGFVPDVYAYNALMSGMVRGGLIDEACSLMRDMEESGCVGDINSHNIILNGLAKSGGPQRAIVMFENMKRMKMKPDVVTYNTLLGCLSHAGMFEEAAKLMREMRSCGFEYDAITYSSILDAVGKIDDEHGTHQVP; from the exons ATGACAAAGACGACGAACATGTCAATTAGTTTACGGAGGTCGATCACTACCGCATCTTTTCTGTCTGAGAGAATTAAGCAAACAG AAAATGAAATCGTTCAAATGTTCCAGTTGTCGCGTCCCAGAGAAGATTCAAGGAATTTACCCACCAATCAAAGAACATCAAGAAAGAGCTCTGCAAGGATGTTGGACGAGAGATTTATCAGGATTTTGAAGATATTCAAGTGGGGGCCTGATGCAGAAAAGGCTCTAGAGGTACTGAAATTAAGAGTTGATCATCGATTAGTTCGTGAGGTTTTGAACATAGATGTGGACATTAATGTCAAGATGCAATTTTTCAAGTGGGCTGGAAAGAGACGACATTTCGTGCATGATTCCACTACTTACATGACTTTAATTTCTTGTTTATCTGACTCTGAAATGTTCGGGGAGATGTGGAAGATGATCCAAGAAATGGTTCGACAATCAGTTGTCATCGATCCTAAAGATTTATCAGACATTGTGAGATTATTAGGCAAGGCTAAAATGGTCAACAAAGCACTCTCACTTTTTTATCAAGTCAAAGGTCGCAAGTGCAAGCCAACTGCAAGTACGTATAACTCCATTATCCTGATGCTAATGCAAGAAAATCACCCTGAAAAAGTGTATGATCTTTACAGTGAGATGTGTAATGAAGGTAATTGCTTCCCCGACACTATAACATACAGTGCTCTAATGTCAGCATTTGCCAAATTAGGCCATGATAATCCTGCTATACGATTGTTTGATGAAATGAAGGAAAACGGGTTTCATCCAAATGCTAAGATCTACACGACTTTATTATCAATATACTTCAAAGCCGGTAAAGTAGAAAAAGCTCTAGATTTAGTAACAGAGATGAAAGAGAAAGGTTGTATGCCTACTGTGTACACCTACACAGAGTTAATAAGGGGGCTTGGGAAAGCTGGAAGGGTAGAAGAGTCATATGGGATATACATAGACATGGTCAAACACGGTTGTAAGCCTGATGTCATTCTCATAaacaatgtcatcaacatattGGGGAAAAGTGGTCGTTTATCTGATGCCCGGAAGGTGTTCGATGAAATGTCATCTTTTCAAATTGAACCAAATGTGGTGACATACAACACTATGATAAAAGCTCTTTTTGAATCCAAAGCTTCCCATGAAGCTTCTTCATTGTTTGAGAAGATGAAAACTAACAACATTGTTCCCACCTCTTTCACCTACTCCATATTAATCGATGGTTTTTGTAAAACAAATAAAGTAGAAAAAGCATTATTACTTCTAGAAGAAATGGACGAAAAGGGTTTCCCTCCATGCCCAGCTGCTTACTGCAGTTTAATCAACACACTTGGAAAAGCAAAACGTTATGAAGCTGCAAACGAGTTGTTTCAAGAACTAAGAGAGAATTGTGGGAATTCTAGCTCAAGGGTTTATGCTATAATGATAAAAAACTTAGGAAAATGTGGTCGTTTAAATGAAGCTAAAGATCTTTTTAATGAAATCAAGAAACTTGGATTTGTTCCTGATGTGTATGCATATAATGCACTCATGTCAGGTATGGTAAGGGGTGGATTGATAGATGAAGCGTGTTCTTTAATGAGGGATATGGAAGAAAGTGGTTGTGTGGGTGATATAAACTCgcataatattattttaaatggATTGGCTAAAAGTGGGGGCCCACAACGCGCAATTGTTATGTTTGAAAATATGAAACGTATGAAGATGAAACCGGATGTTGTGACTTATAATACTCTTCTTGGCTGTCTTAGTCATGCGGGTATGTTTGAAGAGGCTGCAAAGTTGATGAGGGAGATGAGATCATGTGGTTTTGAATATGATGCTATTACTTATTCATCAATACTTGATGCAGTTGGGAAGATTGATGATGAACATGGAACACATCAAGTTCCATGA